In Phragmites australis chromosome 17, lpPhrAust1.1, whole genome shotgun sequence, the following are encoded in one genomic region:
- the LOC133897478 gene encoding transcription factor WRKY19-like yields MESVDGNGGSRLVVTELSHIKELVRQLEVNLGGSPDLCKYLASQIFSLTERSIGMITSCNLDNGRKRSATDAGLASATPTPRSDVSDVPFKITKKRKMMEKRKHQVRVSSVGGGENPVDDGHSWRKYGQKKILGAKYPRGYYRCTHRHSQGCAAIKQVQRTDEDPTLFDVIYHGTHTCVHKKAAAAAGQATQPPERNPDAHSLLQSLSASRTVKTEGLAAAVEPLLDWSTTTATPFCFSSTPECGGLAPAERNPFLVPPTSENWGVSPATSDSNHAASFPPFEATAGDADCRAQSELKEVVSALVAASAPVPAEDIPDEFFDIDISSFFA; encoded by the exons ATGGAGAGCGTTGATGGCAATGGAGGCAGCCGGCTGGTGGTGACGGAGCTGAGTCACATCAAGGAGCTGGTGAGGCAGCTGGAGGTGAACCTGGGCGGGTCGCCCGACCTGTGCAAGTACCTGGCCTCGCAGATCTTCTCCCTCACCGAGCGGTCCATCGGCATGATCACCTCCTGCAATCTCGACAACGGCCGGAAGCGGTCCGCGACCGACGCCGGCCTCGCCTCGGCGACGCCCACCCCCCGCAGCGACGTCTCCGACGTGCCTTTCAAGATCACCAAGAAGAG GAAGATGATGGAGAAGCGGAAGCATCAGGTGAGGGTGAGCTCGGTGGGAGGCGGCGAGAACCCCGTCGACGACGGCCACAGCTGGAGGAAGTACGGCCAGAAGAAGATCCTTGGAGCCAAGTACCCAAG GGGCTACTACCGGTGCACGCACCGCCACTCCCAGGGATGCGCCGCGATTAAGCAGGTGCAGCGCACTGACGAGGACCCGACGCTCTTCGACGTGATTTACCACGGCACGCACACCTGCGTTCAcaagaaggcggcggcggcggcaggtcAGGCCACGCAGCCGCCAGAGCGCAACCCGGATGCCCACAGCCTCCTGCAGAGCCTGAGCGCAAGCCGGACGGTGAAGACCGAGGGACTCGCCGCGGCAGTGGAGCCCCTGCTGGACTGGAGCACCACAACCGCCACGCCGTTCTGCTTCTCCTCGACGCCGGAGTGCGGTGGCCTGGCACCGGCCGAGCGCAACCCATTCTTGGTGCCGCCGACGTCGGAGAACTGGGGCGTGTCCCCGGCGACCTCGGACTCGAACCACGCTGCCTCCTTCCCGCCGTTCGAGGCTACCGCCGGGGACGCGGACTGTCGGGCGCAGTCCGAGCTCAAAGAAGTGGTATCTGCGCTCGTGGCCGCGAGCGCGCCGGTGCCCGCCGAGGACATCCCCGACGAGTTTTTCGACATCGACATTTCAAGCTTCTTTGCGTGA